The following proteins are co-located in the Pseudomonas cavernae genome:
- a CDS encoding iron-sulfur-binding ferredoxin reductase, giving the protein MPELHAGDRSWSVAAGSNLLDALNSAGVAVPYSCRAGSCHACLVRCQQGEPQDAKPEALAAERRAEGWRLACQCRVVEDLSVEVFDPLRDGLPAWVAGCDWLSPSVLRLRLTPERPLRYRAGQHLVLWSAERVARPYSLASLPGEDPWLEFHLDCRHPGAFSDAARQLQAGDPLRLGELRGGALHYDPDWQQRPLWLLAAGTGLAPLWGILREALRQEHRGPIRVLHVAADADEHYLAAPLAALAAAHPNLELELLTAAELPAALAQLRLVSRQTLALLCGSPSSVEAFARRLYLAGLPRNQLLADVFLTRAY; this is encoded by the coding sequence GTGCCTGAGCTCCACGCCGGCGACCGCAGCTGGAGCGTAGCCGCGGGTAGCAATCTGCTGGATGCCCTCAACAGCGCTGGCGTGGCGGTGCCCTACAGCTGCCGGGCCGGCAGCTGTCATGCCTGTCTGGTGCGCTGCCAGCAGGGCGAACCGCAGGATGCCAAGCCCGAGGCCTTGGCCGCCGAGCGCCGCGCCGAAGGTTGGCGGCTGGCCTGTCAGTGCCGGGTGGTCGAGGACTTGAGCGTCGAGGTCTTCGACCCCCTGCGCGATGGCCTGCCGGCGTGGGTCGCCGGCTGCGACTGGCTGAGCCCGAGCGTGTTGCGTCTGCGCCTGACGCCCGAGCGTCCGCTGCGCTACCGCGCCGGCCAGCATCTGGTGCTGTGGAGCGCCGAGCGCGTGGCGCGTCCCTATTCGCTGGCCAGCCTGCCCGGCGAGGACCCCTGGCTGGAGTTCCATCTCGATTGCCGGCATCCCGGCGCCTTCAGCGATGCCGCCCGGCAGCTGCAGGCTGGCGATCCGCTGCGGCTCGGCGAACTGCGCGGCGGCGCCCTGCATTACGATCCGGACTGGCAGCAGCGCCCGCTCTGGCTGCTGGCCGCCGGCACCGGCCTGGCGCCGCTCTGGGGCATCCTGCGCGAGGCCTTGCGCCAGGAGCATCGGGGCCCCATCCGCGTGCTGCATGTGGCGGCGGATGCCGACGAGCACTATCTCGCCGCTCCGCTCGCGGCGCTGGCGGCGGCGCACCCGAACCTCGAGTTGGAACTGCTCACTGCGGCCGAGTTGCCGGCCGCTTTGGCGCAACTACGGCTTGTTTCCAGGCAAACCCTCGCTTTACTCTGCGGCTCCCCCAGCAGCGTCGAAGCCTTCGCGCGCCGGCTTTATTTGGCCGGTCTGCCGCGCAATCAGCTGCTGGCTGACGTCTTTCTGACCCGCGCCTATTAA
- a CDS encoding DUF2789 domain-containing protein: protein MDTSIPHSLANLFEQLGLASDPASIDAFIDSHRLKPGQSIIHGEFWTPAQASFLRESLQDDSDWAEEVDELAVRLGAS from the coding sequence ATGGACACTTCGATCCCCCACAGCCTGGCCAATCTGTTCGAGCAGCTCGGCCTGGCTTCCGACCCCGCCAGCATCGACGCCTTCATCGACAGCCATCGCCTCAAACCCGGCCAGTCCATCATCCACGGCGAGTTCTGGACCCCGGCCCAGGCCAGCTTTCTGCGTGAGTCCCTGCAGGATGACTCGGACTGGGCGGAAGAGGTGGACGAACTGGCGGTGCGCCTGGGGGCGAGCTGA
- the pyk gene encoding pyruvate kinase — protein sequence MTFRRTKIVATLGPASNSPEVLEQLILAGLDVARLNFSHGTPDEHKARARLVREIAAKHGRFVALLGDLQGPKIRIAKFANKRIELAEGDRFRFSVSHPRDAGNQEVVGIDYPDLVKDCRVGDELLLDDGRVVMRVESTTADELHCVVLIGGPLSDHKGINRRGGGLTAPALTAKDKADIKLAAEMELDYLAVSFPRDAADMQLARRLRDEAGGSAWLVAKIERAEAVADDETLNGLIRASDAVMVARGDLGVEIGDAELVGIQKKIILHARRHNKAVITATQMMESMIHSPMPTRAEVSDVANAVLDYTDAVMLSAESAAGEYPVEAVTAMARICLGAEKHPTSQKSSHRLGQAFERCDQSVALATMYTANHFPGVKAIISLTESGYSPLVMSRIRSSVPIFAFSPHRATQARAALFRGVYTVPFDPAALPPEKVSQAAVDELLKRGVVEPGDWVILTKGDSYHTIGGTNTMKILHVGDPLV from the coding sequence ATGACCTTCCGCCGCACCAAAATCGTCGCCACCCTCGGCCCCGCCAGCAACTCTCCCGAAGTCCTCGAACAACTGATCCTCGCCGGCCTCGACGTCGCCCGCCTGAACTTCTCCCACGGCACCCCGGACGAGCACAAGGCGCGTGCCCGCCTGGTGCGCGAGATCGCCGCCAAGCACGGGCGTTTCGTCGCCCTGCTCGGCGACCTGCAGGGCCCGAAGATCCGCATCGCCAAGTTCGCCAACAAGCGCATCGAACTGGCCGAGGGCGACCGTTTCCGCTTCTCCGTCAGCCACCCGCGCGACGCCGGCAACCAGGAGGTGGTAGGCATCGACTACCCGGATCTGGTCAAGGATTGCCGCGTCGGCGACGAACTGCTGCTCGACGACGGCCGCGTGGTGATGCGCGTCGAGTCCACCACTGCCGATGAACTGCACTGCGTGGTGCTGATCGGCGGCCCGCTGTCCGATCACAAGGGCATCAACCGCCGCGGCGGCGGCCTCACCGCGCCGGCGCTGACCGCCAAGGACAAGGCCGACATCAAGCTGGCCGCCGAGATGGAACTGGACTACCTGGCGGTGTCCTTCCCCCGTGACGCGGCGGACATGCAGCTGGCCCGCCGCCTGCGCGACGAGGCCGGTGGTAGCGCCTGGCTGGTGGCGAAGATCGAACGCGCCGAAGCGGTGGCCGACGACGAGACGCTGAACGGCCTGATCCGCGCCAGCGATGCGGTGATGGTGGCGCGCGGCGACCTCGGCGTGGAAATCGGCGACGCCGAGCTGGTCGGCATCCAGAAGAAGATCATTCTGCATGCGCGGCGCCACAACAAGGCGGTGATCACCGCCACGCAGATGATGGAGTCGATGATCCACAGCCCGATGCCGACCCGCGCGGAAGTCTCGGATGTGGCCAACGCCGTGCTCGATTATACCGACGCGGTGATGCTCTCGGCCGAGAGCGCCGCCGGCGAATACCCGGTGGAAGCGGTCACGGCCATGGCGCGCATCTGCCTCGGCGCGGAGAAACACCCGACCAGCCAGAAATCCAGCCACCGCCTCGGCCAGGCCTTCGAGCGCTGCGACCAGAGCGTGGCGCTGGCGACCATGTACACCGCCAACCACTTCCCCGGGGTGAAGGCGATCATCAGCCTCACCGAGAGCGGCTACAGCCCGCTGGTGATGTCGCGCATCCGTTCCTCGGTGCCGATCTTCGCCTTCTCCCCGCACCGCGCGACCCAGGCCCGCGCGGCGCTGTTCCGTGGCGTCTACACCGTGCCCTTCGACCCGGCCGCCTTGCCGCCGGAGAAGGTCAGCCAGGCGGCGGTGGACGAGCTGCTCAAGCGCGGCGTGGTCGAGCCCGGCGACTGGGTGATCCTGACCAAGGGCGACAGCTACCACACCATCGGCGGCACCAACACCATGAAGATCCTGCATGTCGGTGATCCGCTGGTGTGA
- a CDS encoding DJ-1/PfpI family protein, with amino-acid sequence MAAKKILMLVGDYVEDYEVMVPFQALQMVGHTVHAVCPDKRAGQSVRTAIHDFEGDQTYSEKPGHNFALNFDFAQVKADDYDALLVPGGRSPEYLRLNPQVLALVQAFDRANKPIAAVCHGAQLLAAAGVLKGRECSAYPACGPEVRLAGGEYVELEVSQAHIQGNLVSAPAWPAHPAWLAAFLTLLGTQIRL; translated from the coding sequence ATGGCCGCGAAAAAAATTCTCATGCTGGTCGGCGACTACGTCGAAGACTACGAAGTCATGGTGCCGTTCCAGGCCCTGCAGATGGTCGGCCATACCGTGCATGCCGTGTGTCCGGACAAGCGCGCCGGGCAAAGCGTGCGTACGGCGATCCACGATTTCGAAGGCGATCAGACCTACAGCGAGAAGCCGGGGCACAACTTCGCCCTCAACTTCGACTTCGCCCAGGTCAAGGCCGATGATTACGATGCCCTGCTGGTGCCGGGCGGCCGCTCGCCGGAGTACCTGCGTCTGAACCCGCAGGTGCTGGCGCTGGTGCAGGCCTTCGACCGGGCCAATAAACCGATCGCCGCGGTCTGCCATGGCGCTCAGCTACTGGCCGCCGCCGGCGTGCTCAAGGGCCGCGAGTGCAGCGCCTATCCGGCCTGCGGACCGGAAGTGCGTCTGGCCGGCGGTGAGTACGTCGAGCTCGAGGTCAGCCAGGCGCACATTCAGGGTAATCTGGTCAGCGCTCCGGCCTGGCCGGCACATCCGGCCTGGTTGGCCGCTTTCCTCACCCTGCTGGGGACCCAGATCCGCCTGTAA
- a CDS encoding sensor domain-containing diguanylate cyclase, with the protein MNKGNPQVKSQELQPLLLKRFGMAVATYGLALLLFWICVFGELYRGSLSAALLASGLAVVSQLVFCGLFVSGYNRRFTDPSLTAAQVLVGLGWNTYVLSQLGNGRGTLLVMYVVILLFGIFQLQPRVFVRCAAFAFFGFVGVNLWEASHTPLVRPALALLQVSVLFLVLVWLSLFAGYVQGLRQRMRQRRFALQAHQDTLRGMMLQLEDLVATDELTGLFNRRHFLRLAERALESLQPGRQYGLALIDLDHFKRINDVYGHAAGDRVLQTFAAVARTCLRDSDILARYGGEEFVLLLPDTNADQFSACCERLREAYAHAEPVGVVVDQISLSVGMTLLASGADLDEALHRADQALYRAKRSGRNRCDAAWESSGA; encoded by the coding sequence ATGAACAAAGGCAATCCACAGGTCAAAAGCCAAGAGTTGCAACCTCTGCTGCTGAAGCGCTTCGGCATGGCGGTGGCGACCTATGGCCTGGCGTTGCTGCTGTTCTGGATCTGCGTGTTCGGTGAACTGTACCGCGGCAGTCTGTCCGCTGCGCTGCTTGCCAGCGGCCTGGCGGTGGTCAGCCAGCTGGTGTTTTGTGGCCTGTTCGTCAGCGGCTATAACCGGCGCTTCACCGATCCCAGTCTGACCGCGGCGCAAGTGCTGGTGGGGCTGGGGTGGAATACCTATGTGCTGTCGCAGCTTGGCAACGGGCGCGGGACCTTGCTGGTGATGTACGTGGTGATCCTGCTGTTCGGGATCTTCCAGTTGCAGCCGCGGGTATTCGTGCGCTGCGCGGCGTTCGCCTTCTTCGGCTTCGTCGGCGTCAATCTGTGGGAGGCCTCCCACACGCCGTTAGTGCGCCCGGCTCTGGCCCTGCTGCAGGTCAGCGTGCTGTTTCTCGTGCTGGTCTGGTTGAGCCTGTTCGCCGGTTACGTGCAGGGCCTGCGCCAGCGCATGCGCCAGCGCCGCTTCGCCCTGCAGGCGCACCAGGACACCCTGCGTGGCATGATGCTCCAGCTCGAGGACCTGGTCGCCACCGACGAGCTGACCGGGCTGTTCAACCGCCGGCATTTCCTCCGCCTCGCCGAGCGCGCGCTGGAGAGTCTCCAGCCCGGTCGCCAGTACGGCCTGGCGCTGATCGACCTCGACCACTTCAAGCGCATCAATGACGTGTATGGCCATGCCGCCGGCGATCGTGTGCTGCAGACCTTCGCCGCGGTGGCGCGCACCTGTCTGCGCGACAGCGACATCCTCGCCCGTTACGGTGGTGAGGAGTTCGTCCTGCTCCTTCCGGATACCAACGCCGACCAGTTCAGCGCCTGCTGCGAGCGCCTGCGCGAGGCTTATGCCCATGCCGAACCGGTCGGCGTGGTGGTGGATCAGATCAGTCTGTCGGTGGGCATGACCCTGTTGGCCAGCGGCGCCGACCTCGACGAGGCGCTGCACCGTGCCGACCAGGCGCTCTACCGCGCCAAGCGCAGCGGCCGTAATCGCTGCGATGCGGCCTGGGAGAGCAGTGGTGCCTGA
- a CDS encoding DUF2846 domain-containing protein, whose product MRRYRSLAALLLVVLAGCSTPGAFFGAVDGPVFTPHTLGDGNHALVYLYRPQSQWADQELEAPALFLNHELIGSLPSNGYLVLEFDSARYQLEMRRPLLGSYWTLLADGPLDFTQIASFTLEAEAGGIYYLRYDELNPPPQSAAAVNASDGPLQLVSATLGQREIASTREVQPFARINASGEQERPQRGFWRGVGQALDKVGI is encoded by the coding sequence ATGCGTCGTTACCGCTCGCTCGCTGCGCTCCTGCTCGTCGTCCTCGCCGGTTGTTCGACGCCGGGCGCCTTCTTCGGTGCGGTCGACGGCCCGGTCTTCACGCCGCACACCTTGGGCGACGGCAACCACGCGCTGGTCTATCTCTACCGCCCGCAGAGCCAGTGGGCCGACCAGGAGCTGGAAGCGCCGGCGCTGTTTCTCAACCATGAGCTGATCGGCAGCCTGCCGAGCAACGGCTATCTGGTGCTGGAATTCGACAGCGCCCGCTACCAGCTGGAAATGCGCCGGCCGCTGCTGGGCAGCTATTGGACCCTGCTGGCCGACGGCCCGCTGGATTTCACCCAGATCGCCAGCTTCACCCTGGAGGCCGAAGCCGGCGGCATCTACTACCTACGCTACGACGAACTCAACCCGCCGCCGCAGAGCGCCGCGGCGGTCAACGCCAGCGACGGCCCGCTGCAGTTGGTTTCGGCCACGCTGGGCCAGCGCGAAATCGCCAGCACCCGCGAAGTGCAACCGTTCGCGCGGATCAACGCCAGCGGCGAGCAGGAACGCCCGCAGCGCGGCTTCTGGCGGGGCGTGGGGCAGGCGCTGGACAAGGTCGGCATCTGA
- a CDS encoding phospholipase D-like domain-containing protein → MMGPIFPWRPGNRFALLIDGHRFFPAMLAAIAAAEREVVLELYLVEDGRCSEALVAALVEAAARGVEVRCLLDGFGCLNLGSALRQRLNGAGIPLRLYNPLQWRRGLLNLYRDHRKLLVVDRRIAFVGGTGATDEFWQPDEVPSRWHEVMVSIEGPLVAHWQLLFDYQWLANVSKRPWKPEEAPGLTRLPPPPPLGQGMGRLAYADSRQHRDIVQSLVRSVRRAERRVWLATPYFLPSWKVRRALLHAARRGVDVRLLLTSRSTDHPPVRYAGQRYYPRLLRAGVHIHEYGPRFLHLKMVLVDDWVSVGSCNFDHWNLRFNLEANLEALDTDFTAAVAEFLQANIAGSREITLEDWRSRPLLKRLKQRLWGWLDRVVVNLLGRRR, encoded by the coding sequence CTGATGGGCCCCATCTTCCCCTGGCGCCCCGGCAACCGGTTCGCCCTGCTGATCGACGGGCACCGCTTTTTCCCCGCCATGCTCGCGGCCATCGCCGCCGCCGAGCGCGAGGTGGTGCTGGAGCTGTACCTGGTCGAGGACGGCCGCTGCAGCGAGGCGCTGGTCGCCGCGCTGGTCGAGGCTGCGGCGCGCGGCGTGGAGGTGCGCTGCCTGCTCGACGGCTTCGGCTGTCTCAACCTCGGCAGTGCGCTGCGCCAGCGCCTGAACGGGGCCGGCATTCCGCTGCGCCTGTACAACCCGCTGCAGTGGCGGCGCGGCCTGCTCAACCTGTACCGCGATCACCGCAAGCTGCTGGTGGTCGACCGGCGCATCGCCTTCGTCGGCGGCACCGGCGCCACCGACGAGTTCTGGCAGCCGGATGAGGTGCCGAGCCGCTGGCACGAGGTGATGGTCAGCATCGAGGGGCCGCTGGTGGCGCACTGGCAACTGCTGTTCGATTACCAGTGGCTGGCCAATGTCAGCAAGCGCCCGTGGAAGCCCGAGGAAGCCCCGGGCCTGACTCGCTTGCCGCCGCCGCCGCCGCTGGGGCAGGGCATGGGCCGGCTGGCCTATGCCGACTCCCGCCAGCACCGGGACATCGTCCAGTCCCTGGTGCGTAGCGTGCGTAGGGCCGAGCGCCGGGTGTGGCTGGCGACCCCGTATTTCCTGCCCAGCTGGAAGGTGCGGCGGGCGTTGCTGCATGCGGCGCGGCGCGGCGTCGACGTGCGCCTGTTGCTGACCAGCCGCAGCACCGACCATCCGCCGGTGCGCTACGCCGGCCAGCGCTATTACCCGCGGCTGCTGCGCGCCGGGGTGCACATCCACGAGTACGGGCCGCGCTTCCTGCACCTGAAGATGGTGCTGGTGGACGACTGGGTCAGTGTCGGCTCGTGCAACTTCGATCACTGGAACCTGCGCTTCAACCTGGAAGCCAATCTGGAAGCGCTCGACACCGATTTCACCGCCGCCGTGGCCGAATTTCTGCAGGCGAATATTGCCGGCAGCCGCGAGATCACCCTCGAGGACTGGCGTTCGCGGCCGTTGCTCAAGCGCCTCAAGCAGCGCCTGTGGGGCTGGCTCGACCGGGTAGTGGTCAACCTGCTGGGTCGCCGCCGCTGA
- a CDS encoding fumarate hydratase: protein MTVIKQDDLIQSVADALQFISYYHPLDFIQAMHEAYLREESPAARDSMAQILINSRMCATGHRPICQDTGIVTVFVRVGMDVRWDGATMSVDDMINEGVRRAYNLPENVLRASILAEPAGARRNTKDNTPAVIHYSVVPGDKLEVDVAAKGGGSENKSKMAMLNPSDSIVDWVLKTVPEMGAGWCPPGMLGIGIGGTAEKAAVMAKEVLMESIDIHELKARGPQNKIEEMRLELFDKVNQLGIGAQGLGGLTTVLDVKIMDYPTHAASLPVCMIPNCAATRHAHFVLDGSGPAELEAPPLDAYPEIVWEAGPSARRVDLDTITPEDVQSWKPGETVLLNGKMLTGRDAAHKRMVDMLNKGEQLPVDLKGRFIYYVGPVDPVGDEVVGPAGPTTATRMDKFTRQILETTGLLGMIGKSERGPIAIDAIKDNKAVYLMAVGGAAYLVAQAIKKSKVLAFAELGMEAIYEFEVKDMPVTVAVDTKGESVHITGPAIWNKKITESLAVEVK from the coding sequence GTGACCGTGATCAAGCAAGATGATCTGATTCAGAGCGTCGCCGACGCCCTGCAGTTCATATCCTATTACCATCCGCTCGACTTCATTCAGGCCATGCATGAGGCGTACCTGCGCGAAGAGTCGCCGGCCGCGCGCGACTCGATGGCGCAGATCCTGATCAACTCGCGCATGTGCGCCACCGGCCATCGGCCGATCTGCCAGGACACCGGCATCGTCACCGTATTCGTGCGCGTCGGCATGGACGTGCGCTGGGATGGCGCGACCATGAGCGTCGACGACATGATCAACGAAGGCGTGCGCCGCGCCTACAACCTGCCGGAAAACGTCCTGCGCGCCTCCATCCTGGCCGAGCCGGCCGGTGCACGCCGCAACACCAAGGACAACACCCCGGCGGTGATCCATTACTCCGTGGTCCCTGGCGACAAGCTCGAAGTCGACGTCGCGGCCAAGGGCGGCGGCTCCGAGAACAAATCGAAGATGGCCATGCTTAACCCGTCCGACTCGATCGTCGACTGGGTGCTCAAGACCGTGCCGGAAATGGGTGCCGGCTGGTGCCCGCCGGGCATGCTCGGCATCGGCATCGGCGGCACCGCCGAGAAGGCCGCGGTGATGGCCAAGGAAGTGCTGATGGAGTCCATCGACATCCATGAGCTGAAAGCCCGCGGCCCGCAGAACAAGATCGAAGAAATGCGCCTGGAGCTGTTCGACAAGGTCAACCAGCTGGGCATCGGCGCCCAGGGCCTGGGCGGCCTGACCACAGTGCTCGACGTCAAGATCATGGACTACCCGACCCACGCCGCCTCGCTGCCGGTGTGCATGATCCCCAACTGCGCCGCCACCCGCCACGCCCACTTCGTGCTCGACGGTTCCGGCCCGGCCGAACTGGAAGCGCCGCCCCTGGACGCCTACCCGGAAATCGTCTGGGAAGCCGGCCCGAGCGCGCGCCGCGTCGACCTCGACACCATTACCCCGGAAGACGTGCAGAGCTGGAAGCCGGGCGAGACCGTGCTGCTCAACGGCAAGATGCTCACCGGCCGCGACGCCGCGCACAAGCGCATGGTCGACATGCTGAACAAGGGCGAACAGCTGCCGGTGGACCTCAAGGGCCGCTTCATCTACTACGTCGGCCCGGTCGATCCGGTCGGTGACGAAGTGGTGGGCCCGGCCGGTCCGACCACCGCCACGCGGATGGACAAGTTCACCCGGCAGATCCTCGAAACCACTGGCCTGCTGGGCATGATCGGCAAGTCCGAGCGTGGCCCGATCGCCATCGACGCGATCAAGGACAACAAGGCCGTGTACCTGATGGCCGTCGGCGGCGCCGCCTACCTGGTCGCCCAGGCGATCAAGAAGTCCAAGGTGCTGGCCTTCGCCGAACTGGGCATGGAAGCCATCTACGAGTTCGAGGTGAAGGACATGCCGGTCACCGTAGCGGTCGACACCAAGGGCGAATCGGTGCACATCACCGGCCCGGCGATCTGGAACAAGAAGATCACCGAAAGCCTGGCGGTGGAAGTGAAGTAA
- a CDS encoding tetratricopeptide repeat protein: MPFTRSLLLSGCLLTGALMLSACSPTTPLFVAQLTTQEVAEYKTLKSQRMTAAIEEEGDLLTYSAQAIRDAKSAQAEQLYLDGYRDRKLSDEVRAIALYQIGLIYMSRYNDQRDDPKALNYLNRVRNEFPQTQAAGRSAERIVLISRRAQEPVQQSARERLAHWQPSQNLDLYKPSLDPDMTLLSRRAVLKNRTAEAEELYLLAVNDSGVPADIKTKALYQLGLMYLVADNPQANRDKAIGYLRRLLAQYPDSELADKAARHLDQALNQGD; the protein is encoded by the coding sequence GACCACCCCGCTGTTCGTCGCCCAGCTCACCACCCAGGAGGTGGCCGAGTACAAGACCCTGAAAAGCCAGCGCATGACCGCCGCCATCGAGGAAGAAGGCGACCTGCTGACCTACAGCGCCCAAGCCATCCGCGACGCCAAGAGCGCCCAGGCCGAACAGCTGTACCTGGACGGCTATCGCGACCGCAAACTGAGCGACGAGGTGCGCGCCATCGCCCTCTACCAGATCGGCCTGATCTACATGAGCCGCTACAACGATCAGCGCGACGACCCCAAGGCGCTCAACTATCTCAATCGGGTGCGCAACGAGTTTCCCCAGACCCAGGCCGCCGGCCGCAGCGCCGAACGCATCGTGCTGATCAGCCGGCGCGCCCAGGAGCCAGTGCAGCAGAGCGCCCGCGAGCGGCTGGCGCACTGGCAGCCGAGCCAGAACCTCGACCTGTACAAACCCAGCCTCGACCCGGACATGACCCTGCTGTCGCGCCGCGCGGTGCTGAAGAACCGTACCGCCGAGGCCGAGGAACTGTACCTGCTGGCGGTCAACGACAGCGGCGTGCCGGCGGACATCAAGACCAAGGCGCTGTACCAACTCGGGCTTATGTACCTGGTCGCGGACAACCCGCAGGCCAACCGCGACAAGGCCATCGGCTACCTGCGCCGCCTGCTGGCGCAGTACCCGGACAGCGAGCTGGCCGACAAGGCCGCCCGCCATCTCGACCAGGCGCTCAACCAGGGCGACTGA
- a CDS encoding ribbon-helix-helix domain-containing protein: MCELYVKADPILYESRSRSLRIRGVVTTLRLENQFWDILREIAEVDGMSTNQLITKLYEEVMDYRGEVVNFASFLRVSCTRFLAQRRERPAEVSRLPLRTGGA; encoded by the coding sequence ATGTGCGAGCTGTACGTCAAAGCCGATCCGATCCTCTACGAATCACGCTCGCGCTCGCTGCGCATCCGCGGAGTGGTGACCACCCTGCGTTTGGAGAACCAGTTCTGGGACATCCTCCGCGAGATCGCCGAGGTCGACGGCATGAGCACCAACCAGCTGATCACCAAGCTCTATGAAGAGGTGATGGACTACCGCGGCGAAGTGGTGAACTTCGCCTCCTTCCTGCGCGTCAGCTGCACGCGCTTCCTCGCCCAGCGCCGCGAACGGCCGGCCGAAGTCAGCCGTTTGCCCTTGCGGACGGGCGGCGCCTGA
- a CDS encoding enoyl-CoA hydratase-related protein — MSEHVVVERDEGILTLRLDRLDKKNALTRAMYSRMAEVLEAAQDDRGVRVVLIEGSAQCFTSGNDLGDFLQAPPTGLDSPVFRFMRALFEFKNPVVAAVAGPAVGIGTTLLLHCDLVYVSRDARLKMPFVNLGLCPEYGSSLILPRLLGQAKAAQLLLLGEEFSGEQAAAWGIANAALEDGAATLAKAREMARRFLGLAPSAVEDSKRLMKAPGREELRQVIVAEGELFNQRLRSPEAIEAMSAFMQRRAPDFSKFA, encoded by the coding sequence ATGAGCGAGCATGTGGTTGTCGAACGCGACGAGGGCATCCTGACCCTGCGCCTAGACCGTCTGGACAAGAAAAACGCCCTGACCCGGGCCATGTACAGCCGCATGGCGGAAGTGCTGGAAGCCGCCCAGGACGACCGCGGCGTGCGGGTGGTGCTGATCGAAGGCAGCGCGCAGTGCTTCACCAGCGGCAATGACCTGGGCGATTTCCTCCAGGCGCCGCCGACCGGGCTGGATAGCCCGGTATTCCGCTTCATGCGTGCGCTGTTCGAGTTCAAGAATCCGGTGGTGGCCGCCGTTGCCGGCCCGGCGGTGGGCATCGGCACCACGCTGCTGCTGCACTGTGACCTGGTCTATGTCAGCCGTGACGCGCGCTTGAAGATGCCGTTCGTCAACCTCGGCCTGTGCCCGGAATATGGCTCCAGCCTGATCCTGCCGCGTCTGCTCGGCCAGGCCAAGGCGGCGCAGTTGCTGCTGCTCGGCGAAGAGTTCAGCGGTGAACAGGCTGCCGCCTGGGGCATCGCCAACGCGGCGCTGGAGGATGGCGCGGCGACCCTGGCCAAGGCCCGTGAGATGGCTCGGCGTTTCCTCGGCCTGGCGCCCTCGGCGGTGGAAGACAGCAAGCGTCTGATGAAGGCCCCGGGCCGCGAAGAACTGCGCCAGGTGATAGTCGCAGAGGGCGAGTTGTTCAACCAGCGTCTGCGTTCGCCGGAAGCCATCGAGGCGATGAGCGCCTTCATGCAACGCCGCGCGCCGGATTTTTCCAAGTTCGCCTGA